The DNA window GAACACGTGTTCATCATTGCTTACTCCGTGCTGTGTTCTTACTTCACGGGTGTCATGGTCCGTCTGATGTTGACGCTGACTCCGGTGATTTGTATCACCGCCGCGGTGGCACTATCCAAGATATTCGATATATACCTGGACTTCTCCCAGATCTTGTTCCAAGAAGACAATGATGACGCCGAAGGGggtaagaagaacaagaagtcCGAGGGCGCGAAGATCTGGCCCCTGGTTTCGAAACTCGTTGTCTCAGGGTCCTTCATCTTCTACCTGTACCTGTTCGTGTACCACTGCACCTGGGTCACGCAAACGGCGTACAGCTCCCCCTCCGTCGTGCTCCCATCCTCGACACCAGATGGCCGCACCTCGCTCATCGACGACTACAGGGAGGCCTACTACTGGCTCCGCATGAACACACCAGAGGACGCGAAAGTCGCCGCCTGGTGGGACTACGGGTACCAAATCGGGGGTATGGCGGACCGTACTACGCTCGTTGACAACAACACTTGGAACAACACGCACATCGCAATCGTTGGGAAGGCACTTTCGTCCCCCGAGGACCGCGCGTACGAGATCCTCAAGGAACACGACGTCGAGTACGTCCTCGTCATGTTCGGTGGACTCATCGGGTTCGGAGGTGACGACCTCAACAAGTTCCTATGGATGATCAGGATCAGTGAAGGTATTTGGCCAGAGGAGATCCGCGAGAGAGATTTCTTCACGGATAGGGGCGAGTACCGTGTCGATTCCGGTGCGACTCCCACAATGAAGAACTCAATCATGTACAAGATGTCGTACCATGGGTTCCCAGAACTCTTCGGTGGTGAGGCGCAGGACCGTGTCAGAGGACAGCACATTACACAAGGGGACGTGGGGGAATTGCACTACTTTGAGGAGGCGTTCACTTCGACAAACTGGATGGTCCGTATCTACAAAATTCGCGACTTGGACAACGAGGGCAGACCACTCTCGCAGGTATCCGCTGCCACAAAAGCAAAATCTAAGCGTAGAGCTGCCCAGAGGAGACCACAGATCGAACTGCGTGTTTAAAACACCACGGGGTTTTGCGGTCCCTTCCTCCTCCTATAGGTCTACTAGATAAAAGTTACCTCTTCTATTACAAAATACATACACTTTATAAGCCAATCGTCGTTATAGAGACGTCGAGGTGCTGGTGTTCCTCTTCGCCGGGTTCGGCACCGCTGGCGTGAACCACAGCGTCTTGACGACAAACTCCACCGTGGCCAGAACGGAGCTGAGCGCCCAGCACCACACCCCAAGCGACACATTAACGTGGCCCATCGCGACGGACCGGCCTTTCAACCACTGCAGCGGCAGCATCGCGTAGAACAGAAAACCTTGGTCCCACACGGCACGTACCAGACTCGGGAAGTACTTGGGCGACCGCAGCGTGTACACCACATGCTTCCCAAACcacaacttgaacaaagtgAAGGGTACCGTCAGGAGCACCAGCTTCGCATGTTTGAACCGGCTGGCCCGCCCGTCGTTGGCAGACCGTACCTCCTGCTTCAAGGAATCGATCCGCTTGTTCAGCTTGTCCAGCTTCCTGTTGTTCAAAGTCCACTTCGTATACTCATCCTGTGCAGACACACCcatgttcttctccttcagcGCAGCGTACTCGGCGAGGGAAGTCCTCAACTCGCGGACCGCACGGGCGTTCGCAGGACCGAAAATCCGCGCACAGATAGCATCGACCACATTCGGATAAAATTGGAACACCTTTCCAAGCACTACAAACAGCAGCGTCACCGCCACAACGCCGTTCATCGCTTGCTACGGTTGAATTGCACAACCCACTCTCTTTCTCAAGTGACGAGCAGGTCAATGACTTGGGTCACTTTTAAAACCGTctaaaattttttgatataATTTGGATACTTTGGATACTTAGATGGTGGGGGAGCGCTCTCTTGACAAGTGTTTTCGTCACGTTTCCAACGGCTTGTGTCAGTTGGTCCTCGGTCATCTCTCTAGGGGAACCTTATCCAATTTTCCCGCAATAGGTTCAGCCATCATGCCCGAGTACACTGCCGGTAACTCCTCTGAGGACAGTGGTAACTACGAGGAGTGGATCCCGTCGTTCTGCGCGCGGTTTGGCCACGAGTTCTTCTGCCAGGTGCCCGTGGAATTTATAGAGGACGACTTCAACATGACCTCGCTGCCACAGGAGGTCCCACACTACAGGAAAGCCCTGGACCTGATCCTGGACCTCGAAACGATGTCCGAGGACGAGGGCTCCCCCACCGCTGCAGACTCCATTGAAACGGACGACCCGGCTTCGCGCTCCATCATTGAACACTCCGCGGAACAATTGTACGGGCTCGTCCACGCGAGGTTCATCCTCACGAAACAGGGGTTGCAGGCCATGGCGGAGAAGTTCGACCATAAAGTCTTCGG is part of the Huiozyma naganishii CBS 8797 chromosome 4, complete genome genome and encodes:
- the GET1 gene encoding GET complex subunit GET1 (similar to Saccharomyces cerevisiae GET1 (YGL020C); ancestral locus Anc_4.101), giving the protein MNGVVAVTLLFVVLGKVFQFYPNVVDAICARIFGPANARAVRELRTSLAEYAALKEKNMGVSAQDEYTKWTLNNRKLDKLNKRIDSLKQEVRSANDGRASRFKHAKLVLLTVPFTLFKLWFGKHVVYTLRSPKYFPSLVRAVWDQGFLFYAMLPLQWLKGRSVAMGHVNVSLGVWCWALSSVLATVEFVVKTLWFTPAVPNPAKRNTSTSTSL
- the CKB1 gene encoding casein kinase 2 regulatory subunit CKB1 (similar to Saccharomyces cerevisiae CKB1 (YGL019W); ancestral locus Anc_4.102), whose translation is MPEYTAGNSSEDSGNYEEWIPSFCARFGHEFFCQVPVEFIEDDFNMTSLPQEVPHYRKALDLILDLETMSEDEGSPTAADSIETDDPASRSIIEHSAEQLYGLVHARFILTKQGLQAMAEKFDHKVFGTCPRYYCSGMQLLPCGLSDTVGKHTVRLYCPSCQDLYLPQSSRYLCLEGAFWGTSFPGVFLKHFKELEDYVERKSKESYSLKVFGFKISDQAISGQRMHWLRQYPETEEEKLEFKSCEFELPAV